Proteins found in one Enterococcus sp. 9D6_DIV0238 genomic segment:
- the eutL gene encoding ethanolamine utilization microcompartment protein EutL produces MKNERLGASVLSVKVISNVAPSMAEALGLGPDHRSLGLITSTCDDVTYVALDEATKAAAVDVVYAKSFYGGADNATTKLAGEVIGILAGPSPAEVKSGLAVAVQEIETGASFYSANEDDSIPYFAHCVSRTGTHLSKEAGISEGSALAYLIAPPLEAMYGLDAALKAADVEVAAFYGPPSETNFGGGLLSGSQSACKAACDAFAEAVAMVAENPTTY; encoded by the coding sequence ATGAAAAATGAACGTTTAGGTGCAAGTGTACTGAGTGTCAAAGTGATTTCAAATGTCGCTCCTTCAATGGCTGAAGCTCTTGGTCTAGGGCCAGATCATCGTAGTCTAGGGCTAATCACATCAACTTGTGACGATGTAACCTATGTTGCTTTAGATGAAGCAACTAAAGCTGCAGCAGTAGATGTGGTCTATGCGAAGAGTTTTTACGGCGGCGCCGATAATGCGACGACGAAATTAGCTGGTGAAGTGATCGGGATTTTAGCGGGGCCAAGTCCAGCAGAAGTAAAAAGTGGTTTAGCCGTAGCAGTTCAGGAAATTGAAACAGGGGCAAGTTTTTACAGTGCAAATGAAGATGATTCCATTCCGTATTTTGCCCACTGTGTATCGAGAACAGGAACACATCTTTCTAAAGAAGCAGGTATCTCAGAAGGTTCAGCGTTGGCCTATTTGATTGCACCGCCGTTAGAAGCAATGTATGGATTAGATGCAGCTTTAAAAGCAGCAGATGTTGAAGTTGCTGCTTTTTACGGTCCGCCATCTGAAACCAATTTCGGCGGAGGATTATTAAGCGGCAGTCAGTCAGCGTGTAAAGCAGCATGTGATGCTTTTGCAGAAGCGGTAGCAATGGTTGCTGAAAATCCGACGACGTATTAA
- the eutC gene encoding ethanolamine ammonia-lyase subunit EutC gives MDNNEIKSLIVSILEEMTETNTIAEPKERVAEPIHSKAESQIEEGVIDDITEVDIRKQFLIPNPADRDGYLKMKAKTPARLGLWRSGPRYKTQSMLRFRADHAAAQDAVFSYVSDDLIKEMNFIEAATKCQDKDEYVTRPDLGRQFDEENTKKIKENVKPNQKVQVIVGDGLSSAAIEANIKEILPSIKQGLKMFNLDFDSDSVVFIKHARVPAMDQIAELTGAEVVCYLIGERPGLVTAESMSAYIAYKPTVGMPEARRTVISNIHKGGTPAVEAGAYIAELIHKMLEHKKSGIDLKEVE, from the coding sequence GTGGATAACAATGAAATCAAATCGCTGATCGTATCTATTTTGGAAGAAATGACGGAAACAAATACGATCGCAGAACCAAAAGAACGTGTAGCAGAACCGATTCACTCAAAAGCTGAATCTCAAATCGAAGAAGGAGTCATCGATGATATTACCGAAGTTGATATTCGCAAACAATTCTTGATCCCGAATCCGGCCGATCGAGACGGTTATTTAAAAATGAAAGCAAAAACACCTGCCCGTTTAGGTTTATGGCGCAGCGGTCCACGTTATAAAACACAATCGATGCTGCGCTTTCGCGCCGATCATGCTGCTGCACAAGATGCCGTATTTTCTTATGTGTCGGATGATTTGATCAAAGAAATGAATTTTATCGAAGCAGCGACAAAATGTCAGGATAAAGACGAATATGTTACACGCCCAGACTTAGGTCGTCAATTTGATGAAGAGAACACGAAGAAAATCAAAGAAAATGTCAAACCAAACCAAAAAGTACAAGTCATCGTCGGTGATGGTTTGAGCTCTGCTGCAATCGAAGCAAATATCAAAGAAATTTTACCTTCGATCAAACAGGGGTTGAAAATGTTCAACTTGGATTTTGATAGCGATTCGGTCGTCTTTATCAAACATGCTAGAGTACCGGCGATGGATCAAATTGCTGAATTGACAGGAGCAGAGGTCGTTTGTTATTTGATCGGCGAACGTCCTGGCCTAGTCACAGCTGAATCAATGAGTGCCTATATCGCATACAAACCAACGGTGGGAATGCCGGAAGCCCGCAGAACCGTCATTTCAAATATTCATAAAGGCGGTACACCGGCAGTTGAAGCAGGTGCCTATATTGCAGAGCTGATCCATAAAATGCTGGAACATAAAAAATCAGGGATCGACCTGAAAGAAGTGGAATAA
- a CDS encoding acetaldehyde dehydrogenase (acetylating) — protein MTTLDKDLASIQEVRNLLTEAKAAQESLAKMSQEQIDRICEAIAASAYEAREKLAKMAHQETGFGIWQDKVVKNSFASKFVWDSIKEMKTVGILNEDKEQKVIDVAVPVGVVAGLIPSTNPTSTVIYKALIAIKAGNAIVFSPHPNALQAILATVEIISKAAEKAGCPKGAIGCMLKPTMQGTAELMKHQYTSLILATGGSAMVKAAYSSGTPAIGVGPGNGPAYIEKSADIPLAVKRIMDSKTFDNGTICASEQSIIAETSNKAEVIAELKKQGAYFLSPEESAQLERYIMRPNGSMNPQIVGKSVQAIAELTHLSVPKEARVLIAEETKVGHKVPYSREKLAPILAFYTVGNWEEACELAMDILYHEGAGHTMMIHSQNDEVIRQFGLKKPVSRVLVNTPGALGGIGATTNLAPALTLGCGAVGGSSTSDNISPANLFNVRRIAYGIRELEDLREQPVSSSGFNEEQLVDTLVERILAKLQ, from the coding sequence ATGACAACACTTGATAAAGACTTGGCTTCTATCCAGGAAGTCAGAAATCTGCTGACAGAGGCAAAAGCAGCGCAAGAAAGCTTAGCAAAAATGAGTCAAGAACAAATCGATCGAATTTGTGAAGCGATTGCAGCATCAGCATACGAAGCCAGAGAAAAACTGGCTAAAATGGCGCATCAGGAAACAGGCTTTGGCATTTGGCAGGACAAAGTCGTAAAAAATAGCTTCGCATCAAAATTTGTCTGGGATTCGATCAAGGAAATGAAAACAGTAGGCATTTTAAATGAAGATAAAGAGCAAAAAGTCATTGATGTCGCTGTTCCAGTTGGAGTAGTTGCCGGCTTGATCCCTTCAACAAATCCAACTTCAACAGTCATTTATAAAGCCTTGATCGCTATAAAAGCGGGGAATGCGATTGTCTTTTCTCCTCATCCGAATGCGCTTCAAGCTATTTTAGCAACTGTTGAAATCATCTCTAAGGCAGCAGAAAAGGCAGGTTGTCCAAAAGGAGCGATCGGCTGTATGCTCAAACCAACGATGCAAGGAACAGCGGAATTGATGAAGCACCAATATACATCATTGATTCTTGCAACTGGTGGTTCAGCAATGGTCAAAGCAGCTTATTCTTCAGGCACTCCTGCAATTGGCGTTGGTCCAGGCAATGGTCCTGCGTATATCGAAAAAAGTGCAGATATTCCATTAGCGGTCAAACGAATCATGGACTCAAAAACCTTCGATAATGGAACAATCTGTGCTTCAGAGCAGTCGATCATTGCTGAAACAAGCAACAAAGCAGAGGTTATCGCTGAGTTGAAAAAACAAGGAGCCTACTTCTTATCACCAGAAGAGTCCGCACAATTAGAACGATACATCATGCGCCCTAATGGTAGTATGAATCCGCAAATCGTCGGAAAATCAGTTCAAGCAATCGCAGAATTAACGCATCTATCTGTACCAAAAGAGGCACGTGTCCTGATTGCTGAGGAAACCAAAGTTGGACATAAGGTTCCTTATTCCAGAGAAAAATTAGCACCGATCCTAGCTTTTTATACAGTTGGAAATTGGGAAGAAGCCTGCGAATTGGCGATGGATATTTTGTACCATGAAGGTGCCGGGCATACGATGATGATCCATTCTCAAAATGATGAAGTGATCCGTCAATTTGGGTTGAAAAAGCCCGTTTCCCGAGTGCTGGTCAATACACCAGGTGCTCTAGGTGGGATTGGAGCGACAACTAATTTAGCTCCAGCTTTGACCTTAGGTTGCGGGGCTGTTGGTGGAAGTTCGACTTCAGACAATATCAGTCCAGCGAATTTATTCAATGTTCGTAGAATTGCTTATGGTATCCGTGAGCTTGAAGATTTAAGAGAACAGCCGGTATCGTCATCAGGATTTAATGAAGAACAGCTAGTGGATACATTAGTAGAGCGGATTTTAGCCAAGTTACAATAA
- the eutD gene encoding ethanolamine utilization phosphate acetyltransferase EutD has translation MNEQLLDTLVDQVVAKINQERGFLVEASGRHIHLSQEHIDELFGKDYQLSINNYLSQPGQFASKERLTILGPKGALHNVVVLGPPRKASQVEISATDALTLGGKVPVRESGDIEGTPGIVLINGNKVVSLEQGLIVAKRHIHVAAKDASKMNVSQGDIVKVKVVSEQRSLIFDDVVIRVSDKFVTAMHIDYDEANACSFKKGIRGFIVK, from the coding sequence ATGAATGAACAATTACTAGATACATTAGTGGATCAAGTCGTTGCTAAAATCAATCAGGAGCGTGGTTTTTTGGTTGAAGCTAGTGGCCGTCATATCCATTTGTCTCAAGAACATATCGATGAATTATTCGGCAAAGATTATCAGCTGTCGATCAATAATTACTTATCACAACCGGGACAATTTGCTTCAAAAGAACGATTGACGATTTTAGGTCCAAAGGGAGCACTTCATAACGTAGTTGTTTTAGGTCCGCCGCGTAAGGCTTCCCAAGTCGAGATTTCTGCGACGGATGCATTGACTCTTGGGGGCAAAGTACCAGTTAGAGAAAGTGGCGATATTGAAGGAACACCAGGGATTGTTTTGATCAATGGAAACAAGGTCGTATCACTTGAACAAGGCTTGATCGTAGCGAAGCGGCATATTCATGTAGCGGCAAAAGATGCCTCAAAAATGAATGTTTCACAAGGAGATATCGTTAAAGTCAAAGTTGTCAGTGAACAGCGTTCCTTGATTTTTGATGATGTCGTTATACGTGTAAGTGATAAGTTTGTCACTGCGATGCATATTGATTATGACGAAGCAAATGCCTGTTCTTTTAAAAAAGGGATCAGAGGATTTATCGTAAAGTAG
- a CDS encoding BMC domain-containing protein → MNANALGMIETKGLVGAIEAADAMVKAAVDAGAAAAERVGDLLSVHVIPRPHTEVDAILPPVK, encoded by the coding sequence ATGAACGCAAATGCATTAGGAATGATCGAAACAAAAGGATTAGTTGGAGCAATCGAAGCAGCAGATGCAATGGTCAAAGCAGCAGTCGATGCAGGTGCTGCGGCAGCTGAACGTGTAGGGGATCTACTTTCTGTTCATGTGATTCCACGTCCGCATACAGAAGTGGATGCTATTTTACCTCCAGTTAAATAA
- a CDS encoding BMC domain-containing protein, whose protein sequence is MKLEALGMIEVTGYLGAVSAADAALKAANVHLLKSEKIKGGITTVELIGDVAAITAAVDAGKIVAEKLGCLRASHVIPRMDIAVQELLMDKPTVTEESAPVTETEEIKAESAELQQDEKFEKEKTAPKKKNPKKDRK, encoded by the coding sequence ATGAAGTTAGAAGCTTTAGGTATGATCGAAGTAACTGGCTATTTAGGTGCTGTCAGTGCAGCAGATGCTGCGTTGAAGGCCGCCAACGTTCATTTATTAAAGTCTGAGAAAATCAAAGGCGGAATCACGACCGTGGAGTTGATCGGAGATGTTGCGGCAATCACAGCTGCTGTAGATGCTGGAAAAATCGTTGCCGAAAAACTGGGTTGCCTACGCGCGAGTCATGTGATTCCAAGAATGGACATTGCAGTACAAGAACTTTTAATGGACAAACCAACGGTGACAGAAGAATCAGCACCTGTAACTGAAACAGAGGAAATTAAAGCAGAGTCAGCTGAACTTCAGCAAGATGAAAAATTTGAAAAGGAAAAAACAGCACCGAAAAAGAAAAATCCAAAAAAAGATAGAAAATAA
- a CDS encoding EutN/CcmL family microcompartment protein: MFIGRVKGSLWATRKAEKLNGLKFLVVESSEDTNPRQTLVAADNTGAGLDDLVLVSTGSAARMSLDDPTIPVDAVIVGIIDSVELNE; encoded by the coding sequence ATGTTCATCGGACGAGTGAAGGGAAGTTTATGGGCAACAAGAAAAGCGGAAAAACTAAATGGATTAAAATTTTTAGTTGTGGAATCATCAGAGGATACTAATCCGCGGCAAACGCTTGTAGCGGCAGACAATACTGGCGCTGGTTTGGATGATCTTGTATTGGTTTCGACTGGCAGTGCTGCGAGAATGTCCTTGGATGATCCAACGATCCCAGTAGATGCGGTCATTGTGGGGATCATCGACTCGGTTGAACTGAATGAATAA